The following nucleotide sequence is from Candidatus Methanosuratincola sp..
GGCGGGATCCAGGAGGAGGCCTGCATCCTCGGAGTACCCTGCGTGACGCTGAGGGACAACACCGAGCGGCCCGAGACCATAGAGGTCGGCGCCAATGTCCTCGCGGGCGCCGAGCCCTCCAGGATCCTCGAGTGCGCAAGACTTATGCTCTCGAATCGGCGCGCGTGGGGGAACCCCTACGGAGACGGCCGTTCCGCATCAAGGATAATAGACGTCTTGGAGGGCGTTTCCTTCTGACATCCAGTATCCGCCTGCGCCCCCCGATTTTACGCCTCTTCCCATCCTCTGTCGCTGCCCATCGGGATCACCGTAATTGGCCTCTTGGGAAATAACACCTCTGTGGTGCTCCGTTGTCTGCCGGCGAGCTCGTATCGGAACGCCTGGGTTTGGACGTCAACCTCCTCTACTCCTCGTTCATGAACTACTCCTTCAATTTCCTGGGCTCGGTCTTCAGCGCCCTCTTCCTCACCATCCTGGCGAGGGCACTGACAGTGGAGGACTACGGGGTATGGGTCATGCTCGTCAGGTACATCGGGTACTTTGCGATCCCTTCGGTCATATTCACCTACTGGCTGCCCCGCGACATAAGCAGGGGGAGGAACACGTCGAAGACGGGCCTCGCCTACTCGGTCCTGATGGGGATAATGATGACCCCAGTCTACCTTGTCTTCGTTTGGGCAATCTCGGGAGAGCTGGGGCACCCGCTGTTCCCGGCGCTCCTCTCCTCGGGGGTCGTGGTGCTCGAGTACGTCTATCTGGCACTCTCATACACCTCTCAGGGGCACAAGCCCCAGCTCGTGGGAATCGGGCAATTCGCCTTCAAGGCTGTGCAGGCCGTCACCGGCATTGCGATGATCTCCGGGCTCCACCTCGGACTCTCGGGCGCGGTGCTCTCGCTGCTATTCGGGAGGCTTGTCATGGACCTCGTCTTGCTCCGGCTGAACCTCCCCCTGCTGCGCAGGTCGGGGATCAGCCCCGGCACCGCCGTCCTGTGGGCAAAGTCCTCCTGGCAGTCCCTCTTGGGCTCCATCACATGCCTCGTATTCTGGCTCGATGCCCTTATAGTGAGCCTGATCTTCGGCTCCGAAGTCCCGGTCGCATTCTACGGGGTCTCCGCAATGATCCTGACGGTGATCACATACGCCTCATCGATCCCCTCCTCGCTTTACCCGAAGATCCTCGCCAAGAAGAACTTGGAGGACTTGGACGAGGCGATCTGGCTCACCCTCCTGCTGACGCTGCCGATCGCCGCATTCATCGCCCTCTACGCCGAGCCGATCTGCGCGATCCTGGGCACAAAATACCTGCCGGCGGCTTGGCCCCTACGATCCTTCCTGCCGGCGTCCGTGATGCAGGCGATCTCCGGGATAGCCATAATCTCCTACCTCGGGCTGGAGGGCAGGGACACGTCCTCCATCTCCCAGAGGGAGCTGCTCAAATCCGCTGTCTTCAAGAACGACCTGTTGAACCTCTCGGTCAACGTGGTCTATGTGATGCTGATATCGGCCTCTTCCTAACTCATCCGGGATCCCGGGAGTCTAGCTGTGGCTTGGGGCCTCTCGATGCTTGCCTCATTCGCCCTCACGCTCCTGGCGACCTCCGTGCTGCTGAGGAGGGACTTCGGCCAGTCCTTCCCAATCCGGAAGCTCTCTAGGCATGCTGTCGTGATCCTGACCCCCGCCTTGCCGTTGTCGGCTCTCCCCCTCCTCTTCCCGATAACCAGGCTCGACACGCTATGGGTGCTGGTGCCGATGCTTGTCCTGCACATAATCGTCTTCTTCTCCGCCTATGCCTTGATCCTATACGCGTTCCTGCCGAGGCTCAGGGCGACGGCTGATGAGCTCAGGAAATCCCTGCGGTCGGCAATCGCTTCCTGGCTCAGGCGGGGCTCCTCGGGCTGATCCGTCTTATCGCCCTAAAGTTCCAGTGACTGATGGTCAGTTGCTTGAGAAAAAGAGAGGGAAAAATGAGTTCCGTTCACTCCCTGAAGAGGATCTTCTCGAGCACCTTCCTCACTTCAGCGACTAGGAAAGCGAACAGGCAGAACCCTACCACGTACGCCCAGTGCTCCAGCCCGAGCGGAATAGCGCCGAAGATGCCAGGCACCGCGTAGATCGCGAAAAGCTGCAGCAGGAGCCCGATCCCGACTCCCGCGTAGGCGTAGGGGTTGATCCAGAAGCTCCTCCCGATGTTCCTCAAGAACGGCTCCCTCTCCTTCTGTGCCTGTATGCCGTTGAACCACTGGGCAGCCGCCACGGTCGTGAAGGTCACCGCGACCGCCATCTCGTATCCGTACTGGTAAATCAGGTACCTGAAGAGTAATAGCGCCGCGACTCCCGTCGTGACGCCGAAGAACCCTATCCTGAAGACCTGCACCTTGTCGAAGAACTGGTCCTTGGGCCTCCTCGGCCTCCTCGCCATCACGTCCCCCTCCTCCTTCGCGAACGGGAAGAACTTGTCCTGCACCCCGTCCGTAACTATGTTGATCCAGAGTATCTGTATCGGGAAGAGCGGGATCGGGTATCCCAAGAAGACCGCGACGGAGAGCAGGACTATCTGCATCATGTTGGTGGATAGGAGGTAGTAGATCACCTTCCTGACATTGTCCGCTATCACCCTCCCGATCCTTATCGCGTCGACTATCACCCTCAGGTTGCTGTCGAGTATGACCATCTTCGATACGCTCTTCGCAGCCTCGCTCCCGGATCCCATCGCGATCCCGAGGTCGGCCACCTTCAGCGCGGGCACGTCGTTCACCCCGTCCCCGGTCACGGAGACTATCTCGCCCCTCTCCTGCAGCGTCTTGACGATCCTGTACTTCGTCTCCGGCAGGGCCCTCGCCACCACCGTGGTTCTCTTCAGCGCCTCGTAGAGGGCGCCCCCGTCCATGCCGTCGACCTCGACGCCGGTCAGGACGCCGTCCCCCTCGCCCCATATGCCGACCTCCTCCGCAATCGCCTTCGCGGTTAGCGGGTGGTCCCCGGTGATCATCATGACCCTGATCCCGGCCCTCTTCGCGGTCGCGACCGCCTCCCTCACCCCCTCCTTCGGGGGGTCTAGGAACCCGACCAGCGCGACGACCCGGACCCTCCACTCCTCGGGGGCGTTCGAGTTCCACTCCCCTGCGGCTATCGCGATTATCCTGAGGCCCCTGGACGCCATCCCCTCCTCCTCCCGGGCTAGCCTCTCCGCCTCCTCCGGGTTCACCGCGATCCTCCTGATCTCCTCGAACGCACCCTTTACGAACAGGATCCTCGACCCGCGGACCTCGTTGGCGGTCGCCATCATCCTCCTCTTGGTGTCGAATGGGAATGCCCAGACCCTCCTGTGCTCCTCCCTGATCCCGCAGTAATCTTCCCCGACCCACCTGCTCAGGGCGAGGTCAATCGGATCCCCCTTCTCGCCGTCGGAGTCGTTGCAGAGCGCGGCCCCGAGCCTTGCGAGCTCCTCGTCGATGACCACCGCCTCCTTGACCTCGAGCTTCCCCTCGGTGATCGTCCCCGTCTTGTCCGACGCGATCACCGTGGCGCTCCCCAGGGTCTCGACCGACGGCAGGTACCTCGCGAGCGTCTTCCTCCTGCTGAGGTTAACCGCTCCGACCACCATGACGATCGTTATCACCAGCGGAAGCCCCTCAGGTACGGCAGAGACCATCTGGGCGACGAGGAGGTACGCAAGGTTTCCGAGCTCGCGCCCCTGGGAATAGCCGATGATCCCGACCGCTGAAAATATCGCGATCAGAAGGAAGACGTACCTCTTGAAGAACTCCCTCACAGCGAAGGTCAGGGGGCTGTCCGGGGAACTCTCCTTAGCCCGCTCGGCGATCGATGCCAGGTAAGTCCTCCTCCCAGTCCTGCAGACGTATCCCGTCCCCGATCCCCTCACAACAGTGGTCCCGGAGAACAGCATGTTGACCATGTCGTAGGGCGGGGTATCTGCCGGGAGGACGACCGACTCGTCCTTGGAGGCAGGGACCGACTCCCCCGTTATCGTCGCCTCGTCAACCATCAACCCCTCGCTCTCGAAGACCCTGATGTCTGCGCTCACGACATCGCCCTCCCTGACGATGACGACGTCCCCGGGGACGAGCTCGGAGGACGGCACGACGACCTCCTCCCCGTCCCTCAGGACCGTCGCCCTGCTCTCCGCCATCTTCTTGAGGGCCCGTATCGACGCCTCGGCCTTCATCTCCTGCCAGAAGCCGAGGACCCCGTTCAGCATCACGATGGATATGATTACGAAGAAGTCCTCTATCTTGTCCAGCGCGATAGCGATCACAGACGCGATGATGAGCACGTATATCAGTATGCTCTTGAACTGCCGGAGGAACGCCCTGAGCCTCGAAGGCTTCTCCTCCTCCAGGAGGTTCTTGCCATAAAGTTCGAGCCTCCTCAGGGCTTCTTCTTGGCTCAGCCCGGACCTGGAGGTCTCGAGGCTCCTCTCTATGCTCTCGATCTCCTCTGCGTGCGGGTACTCAAGAAGTTCCATACGAAGTATTCGATACAGGAAAGAAATATCTTTTTCTTAAATGGAAGTAAGTATTATTTGCGCCAGAAAAATAAAACGAGAGGAAAGCGGCGCATTTCAGAGCGACTGAGAGGAGGAATCGAGGTTTACAATCCCTCAAAGCCAGTATAGGCACCTGGAGAAGGAGCGGATCCTGCTACGCGTATCGGTCTTCCTTCTCCTCCTCATAGGCTTGGGGGAGATCCTCGCGGGGGTCTACTTCGGCAGCATCGCGCTCATCGCCGACGGTGTCCACTCTCTAGCCGACAGCGTCGTCTCCACCCTGGTCCTTGCCGGTATATTGATCTCCATGCGCCGACCAGACGGCGCGTTCCGCCACGGCTATGCGAGGGCGGAGAACCTCTTCGGCCTCCTCGCAGCCGTCGTGATGATCGCCCTCGGCGCCCTGATGATGTACGAGTCCTACCTGGCGGTCATAGACCCGGAGCCGGTAAGGGACGCCCTTCTTGCAATCGTCGTCGCAGTCCTGGCGGGCGCCTTATCGATGGCGCTCGCTTTCATGAAGATGCGCCTTGCGAGGAGCTCAGGCTCGCTCGCGCTCAAGATAGAGGCGTACAACTCGATAAAGGACGGCCTGGCTTCGTTTGTCGTCGTAGGGGGGGTAGCCCTCTCGTCCCTGGGTTTCATCTTCTTCGACGCCCT
It contains:
- a CDS encoding cation diffusion facilitator family transporter — protein: MLRVSVFLLLLIGLGEILAGVYFGSIALIADGVHSLADSVVSTLVLAGILISMRRPDGAFRHGYARAENLFGLLAAVVMIALGALMMYESYLAVIDPEPVRDALLAIVVAVLAGALSMALAFMKMRLARSSGSLALKIEAYNSIKDGLASFVVVGGVALSSLGFIFFDALAGMAISVMIVAVGYVSIKESSVVLMDGCLCPGLIDRFSAIALGVEGVRGVHDVRLRKVGRSVAGQAKIRLDATMTVEEAHRVAELVKKRIISELGDIPDIVLEIEPSKGTRSREE
- a CDS encoding cation-transporting P-type ATPase; amino-acid sequence: MELLEYPHAEEIESIERSLETSRSGLSQEEALRRLELYGKNLLEEEKPSRLRAFLRQFKSILIYVLIIASVIAIALDKIEDFFVIISIVMLNGVLGFWQEMKAEASIRALKKMAESRATVLRDGEEVVVPSSELVPGDVVIVREGDVVSADIRVFESEGLMVDEATITGESVPASKDESVVLPADTPPYDMVNMLFSGTTVVRGSGTGYVCRTGRRTYLASIAERAKESSPDSPLTFAVREFFKRYVFLLIAIFSAVGIIGYSQGRELGNLAYLLVAQMVSAVPEGLPLVITIVMVVGAVNLSRRKTLARYLPSVETLGSATVIASDKTGTITEGKLEVKEAVVIDEELARLGAALCNDSDGEKGDPIDLALSRWVGEDYCGIREEHRRVWAFPFDTKRRMMATANEVRGSRILFVKGAFEEIRRIAVNPEEAERLAREEEGMASRGLRIIAIAAGEWNSNAPEEWRVRVVALVGFLDPPKEGVREAVATAKRAGIRVMMITGDHPLTAKAIAEEVGIWGEGDGVLTGVEVDGMDGGALYEALKRTTVVARALPETKYRIVKTLQERGEIVSVTGDGVNDVPALKVADLGIAMGSGSEAAKSVSKMVILDSNLRVIVDAIRIGRVIADNVRKVIYYLLSTNMMQIVLLSVAVFLGYPIPLFPIQILWINIVTDGVQDKFFPFAKEEGDVMARRPRRPKDQFFDKVQVFRIGFFGVTTGVAALLLFRYLIYQYGYEMAVAVTFTTVAAAQWFNGIQAQKEREPFLRNIGRSFWINPYAYAGVGIGLLLQLFAIYAVPGIFGAIPLGLEHWAYVVGFCLFAFLVAEVRKVLEKILFRE